In one Brassica oleracea var. oleracea cultivar TO1000 chromosome C9, BOL, whole genome shotgun sequence genomic region, the following are encoded:
- the LOC106313699 gene encoding axial regulator YABBY 3 isoform X2 produces MLPNCLGTVSLHVYINRIKSLSPPHLPLYSPPFFPFSLWNSTSGELLNIYKEKQKESMSSMSMSSSSAPAYPPDHISSSDQLCYVHCSFCDTVLAVSVPPSSLFKTVTVRCGHCSNLLSVTVNMRALLLPSVSNIGHPFLPSPPPPPPPSLLEEMRNGGQNINMNMMMSHHAAAHHSNESFVMATRNGSVDLQEMPRPPPANRPPEKRQRVPSAYNRFIKEEIQRIKAGNPDISHREAFSAAAKNWAHFPHIHFGLMPDHPPTKKANVR; encoded by the exons ATGTTGCCAAATTGTTTAGGTACAGTGTCTCTTCATGTTTACATAAATAGAATTAAATCTCTCTCTCCACCACATCTTCCTCTATATTCTCCACCGTTCTTTCCTTTCTCTCTCTGGAATTCAACTTCTGGAGAACTACTTAACATATATAAG GAAAAGCAAAAGGAGTCTATGTCGAGCATGTCGATGTCGTCCTCCTCAGCTCCAGCTTATCCACCGGACCACATCTCATCTTCAGACCAGCTCTGTTACGTCCATTGCAGCTTTTGCGACACTGTCCTAGCT GTAAGTGTTCCTCCAAGTAGTTTGTTCAAGACCGTGACGGTGAGATGCGGCCACTGCTCAAATCTTTTGTCGGTGACTGTGAACATGAGAGCTCTTCTTCTTCCCTCCGTTTCAAACATTGGCCATCCGTTTTTACCTTCTCCTCCTCCTCCCCCTCCTCCTAGTCTCTTG GAGGAGATGCGAAACGGAGGGCAGAATATAAACATGAACATGATGATGAGCCATCACGCAGCAGCTCACCACTCCAACGAGTCTTTCGTCATGGCCACTCGTAACGGAAGTGTCGATCTGCAGGAAATGCCTCGCCCACCACCAGCCAATAGAC CCCCAGAGAAGCGACAAAGAGTACCATCTGCTTACAACCGATTCATCAA AGAGGAGATCCAACGTATAAAGGCAGGCAACCCTGATATCAGCCACAGAGAGGCCTTCAGTGCAGCTGCCAAAAAT TGGGCTCATTTTCCTCACATTCACTTTGGTCTCATGCCTGATCATCCTCCTACCAAGAAGGCTAACGTGCGCTAG
- the LOC106313699 gene encoding axial regulator YABBY 3 isoform X1, protein MLPNCLGTVSLHVYINRIKSLSPPHLPLYSPPFFPFSLWNSTSGELLNIYKEKQKESMSSMSMSSSSAPAYPPDHISSSDQLCYVHCSFCDTVLAVSVPPSSLFKTVTVRCGHCSNLLSVTVNMRALLLPSVSNIGHPFLPSPPPPPPPSLLEEMRNGGQNINMNMMMSHHAAAHHSNESFVMATRNGSVDLQEMPRPPPANRPAPEKRQRVPSAYNRFIKEEIQRIKAGNPDISHREAFSAAAKNWAHFPHIHFGLMPDHPPTKKANVR, encoded by the exons ATGTTGCCAAATTGTTTAGGTACAGTGTCTCTTCATGTTTACATAAATAGAATTAAATCTCTCTCTCCACCACATCTTCCTCTATATTCTCCACCGTTCTTTCCTTTCTCTCTCTGGAATTCAACTTCTGGAGAACTACTTAACATATATAAG GAAAAGCAAAAGGAGTCTATGTCGAGCATGTCGATGTCGTCCTCCTCAGCTCCAGCTTATCCACCGGACCACATCTCATCTTCAGACCAGCTCTGTTACGTCCATTGCAGCTTTTGCGACACTGTCCTAGCT GTAAGTGTTCCTCCAAGTAGTTTGTTCAAGACCGTGACGGTGAGATGCGGCCACTGCTCAAATCTTTTGTCGGTGACTGTGAACATGAGAGCTCTTCTTCTTCCCTCCGTTTCAAACATTGGCCATCCGTTTTTACCTTCTCCTCCTCCTCCCCCTCCTCCTAGTCTCTTG GAGGAGATGCGAAACGGAGGGCAGAATATAAACATGAACATGATGATGAGCCATCACGCAGCAGCTCACCACTCCAACGAGTCTTTCGTCATGGCCACTCGTAACGGAAGTGTCGATCTGCAGGAAATGCCTCGCCCACCACCAGCCAATAGAC CAGCCCCAGAGAAGCGACAAAGAGTACCATCTGCTTACAACCGATTCATCAA AGAGGAGATCCAACGTATAAAGGCAGGCAACCCTGATATCAGCCACAGAGAGGCCTTCAGTGCAGCTGCCAAAAAT TGGGCTCATTTTCCTCACATTCACTTTGGTCTCATGCCTGATCATCCTCCTACCAAGAAGGCTAACGTGCGCTAG
- the LOC106314037 gene encoding LOW QUALITY PROTEIN: putative pectinesterase/pectinesterase inhibitor 38 (The sequence of the model RefSeq protein was modified relative to this genomic sequence to represent the inferred CDS: substituted 1 base at 1 genomic stop codon) produces the protein TLHPSQCNTLVIQHPTQKTLGSATEFLKVSMERTLDCALKAKNDTYSQFDSEQLKNGAWEYCMELYDRTIHRLNQSVSCPEDVCSRSDVHAWLSTALTNLETCREGMSELCLSSDSLQGIIIDVTNALAISIGKTIVTGDRSKGRGFSTFKSATFVAEGDGSVARHMTIRITAEPENKQAVALRSDSDRSVYYRCSIQGYQDTLYVHSGRQFFRECNIYDTVDFIFGNAAAVFQWGSYAMTVVIGTFLGPLIEPKGWMDWGNQTALTTLXYRNSGPGSSTTNRVNWTGFHVISDIEEARQFTLHNFIDAASWFPSAKVPFSTHL, from the exons ACGCTGCACCCCAGTCAATGCAACACACTTGTGATTCAACATCCAACGCAGAAAACTTTAGGAAGCGCGACAGAGTTCCTGAAGGTGTCCATGGAACGAACATTAGATTGTGCCTTGAAAGCAAAGAACGACACCTACTCTCAGTTTGATTCAGAGCAACTTAAAAACGGAGCTTGGGAGTATTGTATGGAATTGTACGACCGGACCATCCACAGGCTCAACCAGAGCGTGTCGTGTCCCGAGGACGTGTGCTCTAGATCGGATGTGCATGCATGGCTCAGCACCGCACTGACCAACCTAGAAACGTGTCGGGAAGGGATGTCAGAGCTATGTCTCTCGTCTGATTCTTTGCAGGGCATCATTATTGATGTCACTAACGCCTTGGCCATTA GTATCGGCAAGACCATCGTCACCGGCGACAGAAGCAAAGGCAGAGGATTTTCCACTTTCAAATCCGCCACGTTTG TGGCCGAGGGAGATGGTTCGGTGGCGAGACACATGACGATCAGGATCACAGCGGAGCCGGAGAACAAGCAGGCGGTGGC ATTGAGATCGGATTCGGACAGGTCAGTGTATTATAGGTGTAGCATCCAAGGGTATCAAGACACGCTCTACGTCCACTCAGGGCGTCAGTTTTTCAGGGAGTGCAACATATACGACACCGTTGACTTCATTTTCGGAAACGCAGCCGCGGTCTTCCAG TGGGGCTCATATGCTATGACGGTGGTGATAGGAACGTTCCTTGGTCCTTTGATTGAACCCAAAGGATGGATGGACTGGGGTAACCAGACGGCGCTTACCACTTTGTAGTATAGAAACTCAGGTCCGGGTTCGAGTACAACAAACCGGGTCAATTGGACCGGGTTTCATGTGATATCAGATATTGAGGAAGCCCGTCAGTTTACATTACACAACTTCATCGACGCTGCTTCTTGGTTCCCCTCTGCTAAAGTCCCTTTCAGCACCCATCTCTAA